A window from Dysidea avara chromosome 2, odDysAvar1.4, whole genome shotgun sequence encodes these proteins:
- the LOC136248111 gene encoding hydralysin-2-like codes for MLMIKAPINAQPNFPYASKTDNTVLTTWDDLAAGGLSRHDLMQLYERNYGRPPHAVYLNGGICKEYDKYCYNTLGDIVVLKKSVEPRSIVADEKMLDNYSDQEATISVTLEAKHEKSAKLTVTRTSSFSYSQTIKIGADLLDISSEFTYEFAIKNEMSSESTTTDAITIQDSIDITLQPNSSVIVRLDVKWLEEKSEIEIPINIVGFTGGDYPEPLDGHHYWFPWLTDWVQLTSSMHANVISAYDIKGEITLQNLV; via the coding sequence atgctGATGATTAAAGCACCAATAAACGCTCAACCTAATTTTCCGTATGCTTCAAAAACTGACAACACGGTCCTTACCACGTGGGATGATTTAGCAGCTGGTGGATTGTCAAGACATGACCTTATGCAGTTGTATGAAAGGAATTATGGTCGACCACCACATGCTGTGTACCTCAATGGAGGCATTTGCAAGGAGTATGATAAGTATTGCTATAATACCCTTGGGGATATTGTTGTTCTTAAAAAATCTGTCGAGCCTCGTAGCATTGTAGCAGATGAAAAAATGCTCGATAATTACTCGGACCAGGAGGCGACTATATCAGTGACTTTAGAAGCAAAGCATGAAAAGTCAGCTAAACTCACAGTAACAAGGACTTCTTCGTTTTCATATAGCCAGACAATTAAAATTGGTGCAGATTTATTGGACATTTCATCAGAGTTTACCTATGAGTTTGCAATTAAAAACGAAATGAGCTCTGAATCCACGACCACCGATGCTATCACGATACAGGATTCCATTGATATTACATTGCAGCCAAATTCTTCTGTGATCGTAAGGCTCGATGTCAAATGGCTTGAAGAAAAATCTGAGATAGAAATACCGATCAACATTGTCGGATTTACTGGGGGTGACTATCCCGAACCATTGGATGGTCACCATTATTGGTTTCCTTGGTTGACAGATTGGGTGCAGCTCACATCAAGTATGCATGCAAATGTTATTTCTGCCTATGATATAAAGGGTGAGATTACTCTTCAGAATTTGGTCTAG
- the LOC136248112 gene encoding zinc finger MYM-type protein 1-like, whose product MIKALVDAQPKYQYASKDDNKVLTTWDDLAAGGLSRHDLIQLYERNYGRPPHAVYLNGGICKEYGKYCYNILSDIAVLKKSIEPRNIVGDEKTLNNDSEQEATFSVTLEATHEKSAKLTVTKASSFSYKEAITISAEDILSVSSEFSYEFKIENSVSSESTTSDTVTVKDSINLTLQPNSSVIVRLDVKWLEEKSEIEIPINVVGHTGGDYPEPLDGHYYWFPWLKDWVQLTSTLVKRTVKWNKEEAAFVSKGYCNWKDAIVAFRKHEGSDCHKSAIEAIVRLPSQCKDIREQLSKQVASDKQDNQQCLLKVISNLRQDEDPRIKGWIEKKTNKYVAHDMQDEMIKTMAISVLTELGKDILSSDFFTIMCDECTDSSNREQLSVCIRWIKSELEPQEDFIGLYKMDNVCANDIVKALKETLGRMKLSLSNCRGQCYDGASTMSGPKKGVAKVISDEQPKAIYTHCYGHALNLSVGDTIKHCKILKDALDIVYEVSKLIKYFPKRDMQFENLKQNLAPDTPGFRVLCPTRWTVRANSLKSVIDNYKVLQELWESSQDETSDTSIKARIIGVEAQFKTYAFFFGIHLGYLILKHTDSLSQTLQSPKLSASEGQHVASMTVNTLQTLRGEANYKLFWQKVSLLRTSFDIEDPKLP is encoded by the exons atgATTAAAGCACTGGTAGATGCTCAACCTAAATATCAGTATGCTTCAAAAGATGACAATAAAGTCCTTACCACATGGGACGATTTAGCAGCTGGTGGACTGTCGAGACATGACCTTATACAGCTTTACGAAAGGAATTACGGTCGACCACCACATGCTGTGTACCTTAATGGAGGCATTTGCAAGGAGTATGGTAAGTATTGCTATAACATCCTGAGCGATATTGCTGTTCTTAAAAAATCTATCGAACCTCGTAATATTGTTGGAGATGAAAAAACGCTCAATAATGATTCCGAACAGGAGGCAACTTTCTCAGTGACGCTAGAAGCAACGCATGAAAAGTCGGCTAAACTCACAGTAACAAAGGCTTCTTCATTTTCATATAAAGAGGCAATCACTATTTCTGCAGAAGACATATTGAGCGTTTCATCAGAATTTTCCTATGAGTTTAAAATTGAGAATTCAGTTAGCTCCGAGTCCACAACTTCCGATACTGTCACGGTGAAGGATTCGATTAATCTTACATTGCAACCAAACTCTTCTGTGATCGTAAGGCTTGATGTCAAATGGCTGGAGGAAAAATCTGAAATAGAAATACCGATCAACGTTGTTGGACACACTGGAGGTGACTATCCCGAACCATTGGATGGTCACTATTATTGGTTTCCTTGGTTGAAAGATTGGGTGCAACTCACATCAA CATTAGTGAAAAGGACAGTTAAGTGGAATAAAGAAGAAGCTGCCTTTGTATCTAAGGGCTACTGTAACTGGAAAGATGCTATTGTGGCTTTCAGGAAACATGAAGGATCAGACTGCCATAAGAGTGCCATTGAAGCAATAGTAAGACTGCCATCACAGTGTAAAGACATTAGAGAGCAATTATCCAAGCAAGTTGCTTCTGACAAACAAGACAATCAACAATGCTTGCTAAAGGTGATTTCAAAT TTACGTCAGGATGAAGATCCTAGAATTAAAGGTTGGATTGAAAAAAAGACTAATAAATATGTAGCACACGATATGCAAGATGAAATGATTAAAACCATGGCTATTTCAGTCCTCACAGAATTAGGAAAAGACATACTGTCATCCGATTTCTTCACCATTATGTGTGATGAATGTACTGATTCTTCAAACAGAGAGCAATTATCAGTATGCATAAGGTGGATCAAGTCTGAATTGGAACCACAGGAAGATTTTATTGGGCTTTATAAAATGGATAATGTATGTGCCAATGATATTGTGAAGGCCTTAAAAGAAACTTTAGGACGTATGAAACTTTCACTTTCCAACTGCCGTGGGCAATGTTACGATGGTGCCAGCACAATGAGTGGACCCAAAAAAGGAGTGGCAAAAGTGATCAGTGATGAACAACCAAAAGCCATATATACCCATTGTTATGGCCATGCACTTAATTTATCTGTTGGAGATACCATAAAGCATTGTAAAATATTGAAAGATGCACTGGATATTGTTTATGAAGTCTCAAAGCTAATTAAATACTTCCCAAAAAGAGACATGCAATTTGAAAATTTAAAGCAAAACCTTGCACCTGATACACCAGGATTTCGTGTCCTATGTCCAACTAGGTGGACTGTTCGTGCCAATTCACTGAAGTCTGTTATAGACAACTACAAGGTACTGCAAGAACTGTGGGAGAGTTCTCAAGATGAAACGTCTGACACGTCTATAAAAGCTAGAATAATTGGAGTTGAAGCACAGTTTAAGACATATGCATTCTTTTTTGGTATCCACTTGGGCTATTTAATTTTAAAACACACTGACAGTCTTAGTCAGACGTTACAGTCTCCAAAGCTGTCTGCTTCAGAAGGACAGCATGTTGCTTCTATGACTGTTAACACATTACAAACACTTAGGGGTGAAGCCAATTACAAGTTATTTTGGCAAAAAGTCAGTCTTCTTCGGACATCCTTTGATATTGAAGATCCTAAGTTACCATGA